One Helianthus annuus cultivar XRQ/B chromosome 12, HanXRQr2.0-SUNRISE, whole genome shotgun sequence genomic region harbors:
- the LOC110896604 gene encoding NEP1-interacting protein 2 isoform X5, whose translation MREVCCSIVSAVVFRLLFVFFIFEFGVVGATLGAIAGAVIGWSNKRNLMKGITIGAVSGTALSYKLIKAISDYFHSDDADEPVFIVHLVKLIVGDLKKIHNYDEHKIKAPFRKAY comes from the exons atgagagaGGTTTGCTGCTCCATTGTTTCTGCGGTAGTGTTCCGACTACTCTTTGTGTTCTTCATCTTTGAGTTTGGAGTTG TAGGGGCTACACTTGGAGCAATTGCAGGAGCAGTGATAGGATGGAGTAATAAGAGGAATTTGATGAAAGGCATAACTATAGGGGCAGTATCTGGGACAGCTTTGTCATACAAGCTCATTAAAGCCATCTCTGATTACTTTcattctgatgatgctgatgaacctGTTTTCATTGTTCATCTG GTTAAGCTCATAGTAGGAGACCTGAAGAAAATACATAATTATGATGAGCATAAAATCAAG GCACCCTTTCGCAAAGCTTATTGA
- the LOC110896604 gene encoding NEP1-interacting protein 2 isoform X4, giving the protein MREVCCSIVSAVVFRLLFVFFIFEFGVVGATLGAIAGAVIGWSNKRNLMKGITIGAVSGTALSYKLIKAISDYFHSDDADEPVFIVHLVKLIVGDLKKIHNYDEHKIKQAPFRKAY; this is encoded by the exons atgagagaGGTTTGCTGCTCCATTGTTTCTGCGGTAGTGTTCCGACTACTCTTTGTGTTCTTCATCTTTGAGTTTGGAGTTG TAGGGGCTACACTTGGAGCAATTGCAGGAGCAGTGATAGGATGGAGTAATAAGAGGAATTTGATGAAAGGCATAACTATAGGGGCAGTATCTGGGACAGCTTTGTCATACAAGCTCATTAAAGCCATCTCTGATTACTTTcattctgatgatgctgatgaacctGTTTTCATTGTTCATCTG GTTAAGCTCATAGTAGGAGACCTGAAGAAAATACATAATTATGATGAGCATAAAATCAAG CAGGCACCCTTTCGCAAAGCTTATTGA
- the LOC110896604 gene encoding NEP1-interacting protein 2 isoform X2, producing MREVCCSIVSAVVFRLLFVFFIFEFGVVGATLGAIAGAVIGWSNKRNLMKGITIGAVSGTALSYKLIKAISDYFHSDDADEPVFIVHLVSHLDQVKLIVGDLKKIHNYDEHKIKAPFRKAY from the exons atgagagaGGTTTGCTGCTCCATTGTTTCTGCGGTAGTGTTCCGACTACTCTTTGTGTTCTTCATCTTTGAGTTTGGAGTTG TAGGGGCTACACTTGGAGCAATTGCAGGAGCAGTGATAGGATGGAGTAATAAGAGGAATTTGATGAAAGGCATAACTATAGGGGCAGTATCTGGGACAGCTTTGTCATACAAGCTCATTAAAGCCATCTCTGATTACTTTcattctgatgatgctgatgaacctGTTTTCATTGTTCATCTGGTGAGTCATTTAGACCAG GTTAAGCTCATAGTAGGAGACCTGAAGAAAATACATAATTATGATGAGCATAAAATCAAG GCACCCTTTCGCAAAGCTTATTGA
- the LOC110896604 gene encoding NEP1-interacting protein 2 isoform X1: MREVCCSIVSAVVFRLLFVFFIFEFGVVGATLGAIAGAVIGWSNKRNLMKGITIGAVSGTALSYKLIKAISDYFHSDDADEPVFIVHLVSHLDQVKLIVGDLKKIHNYDEHKIKQAPFRKAY; this comes from the exons atgagagaGGTTTGCTGCTCCATTGTTTCTGCGGTAGTGTTCCGACTACTCTTTGTGTTCTTCATCTTTGAGTTTGGAGTTG TAGGGGCTACACTTGGAGCAATTGCAGGAGCAGTGATAGGATGGAGTAATAAGAGGAATTTGATGAAAGGCATAACTATAGGGGCAGTATCTGGGACAGCTTTGTCATACAAGCTCATTAAAGCCATCTCTGATTACTTTcattctgatgatgctgatgaacctGTTTTCATTGTTCATCTGGTGAGTCATTTAGACCAG GTTAAGCTCATAGTAGGAGACCTGAAGAAAATACATAATTATGATGAGCATAAAATCAAG CAGGCACCCTTTCGCAAAGCTTATTGA
- the LOC110896604 gene encoding NEP1-interacting protein 2 isoform X3, producing the protein MREVCCSIVSAVVFRLLFVFFIFEFGVGATLGAIAGAVIGWSNKRNLMKGITIGAVSGTALSYKLIKAISDYFHSDDADEPVFIVHLVSHLDQVKLIVGDLKKIHNYDEHKIKQAPFRKAY; encoded by the exons atgagagaGGTTTGCTGCTCCATTGTTTCTGCGGTAGTGTTCCGACTACTCTTTGTGTTCTTCATCTTTGAGTTTGGAGTTG GGGCTACACTTGGAGCAATTGCAGGAGCAGTGATAGGATGGAGTAATAAGAGGAATTTGATGAAAGGCATAACTATAGGGGCAGTATCTGGGACAGCTTTGTCATACAAGCTCATTAAAGCCATCTCTGATTACTTTcattctgatgatgctgatgaacctGTTTTCATTGTTCATCTGGTGAGTCATTTAGACCAG GTTAAGCTCATAGTAGGAGACCTGAAGAAAATACATAATTATGATGAGCATAAAATCAAG CAGGCACCCTTTCGCAAAGCTTATTGA